A part of Oncorhynchus kisutch isolate 150728-3 linkage group LG2, Okis_V2, whole genome shotgun sequence genomic DNA contains:
- the LOC109881391 gene encoding cytotoxic T-lymphocyte protein 4-like — translation MSLSLLTFLCLGLYLPVWNALRVTQPYRVVGFRGEVELFCSYHHTGRHEPEELRVTLYRGVYREGKQEVCTSSFTHNQTSFQVEGVGEVCCQGQLGPGRVNLTISGLRGNDTDLYYCGIEVMYPPPYLRRFGNGTLLFIPEEPGCSLPEAQRTSDMGETSVRLALAGLVAANILMVISVVTFLLYQGLQRKRRFGGITPMISQNDGRFGYGNFQ, via the exons ATGAGTCTCAGCCTGTTGACATTTCTCTGTCTCGGTCTTTACCTCCCAGTGTGGAATG CGCTGAGGGTCACCCAGCCGTACCGTGTGGTCGGTTTTCGTGGTGAGGTGGAGCTGTTCTGCTCCTACCACCACACAGGGAGACATGAACCGGAGGAGCTAAGGGTCACTCTGTACCGGGGGGTGTACAGGGAGGGGAAGCAGGAGGTGTGCACCTCCTCCTTCACCCACAACCAGACATCCTTCCaggtggagggagtgggggaggtgTGTTGTCAGGGCCAGTTAGGGCCAGGCAGGGTGAACCTGACTATTTCTGGTCTCCGGGGTAACGacactgacctgtactactgtgGCATAGAGGTCATGTACCCTCCGCCATACCTCAGGAGGTTTGGAAATGGTACTCTTCTCTTCATACCAG AGGAACCAGGCTGCTCGTTGCCAGAGGCCCAGAGAACGAGTGACATGGGAGAAACGTCAGTCCGACTAGCTCTAGCAGGACTGGTCGCAGCCAACATACTGATGGTCATCTCTGTTGTCACCTTTCTCCTTTACCAG GGTCTACAGAGGAAAAGAAGGTTTGGAGGAATAACACCGATGATTTCACAGAATGACGGAAGATTTGGTTACGGAAACTTCCAATGA